The Pseudomonas orientalis genome contains a region encoding:
- a CDS encoding DUF4105 domain-containing protein, producing MLKRLACLALFACAPLHAAPHLDDQRLQQLANDPFWLSLGHYEAGKINGWRSYVSDKKFFLAADGAHHPDAELKATVDALYAPAGLGEKHAQCVYPARTRWLKDQLQLTDLPAVDCKEFKQWFSDVAPHSAVMIFPAAYLNSPSSMFGHTLLRIDQADVQSNNTALLSYAINFGAYIEGSDNSILYAWKGLMGGYPGLFALVPYQEKLSEYRSLENRDLWEYRLNLTEVETKRMVEHVWELKQIKFDYFFFDENCSYRLLELLQVARPGLRLTEQFPLTAIPTDTVKAVKDAGLVEKIDYRPSRERELLERAKPLDSDEQQWVLKISDDQKQLQEPAFKALPRERQALVVDAAYRLGRYRANGLERDTARSQRSFELLRAINQNPAPDLKITPPGLPENGHESRTWQAGIGTRGDKAFGEYGLRMAYHDLNDNAEGFPLGAQIEILQMKLRQYEGNHWQLQQLDLATIRSLTPRNALLQPWSWQVTGGLERVPGKHDDETLVAHVNGGAGGTWQLSDDMLGFALGTVRVEHNNDFSEAISPAAGFNTGVLWKNPLGNLSLEAKGDFFTNGEVRRSISLNQQWELSRNLGLRLSAQREYSHLSTPVNEVMLEVKWYHY from the coding sequence ATGCTCAAACGCCTCGCTTGCCTGGCTCTCTTCGCCTGCGCCCCGCTGCACGCGGCCCCGCACCTCGACGATCAACGTTTGCAGCAACTGGCCAATGATCCGTTCTGGCTTTCGCTGGGGCATTACGAGGCCGGCAAGATCAATGGCTGGCGCAGCTATGTCAGCGACAAGAAATTCTTTCTCGCCGCTGACGGGGCGCATCATCCGGACGCCGAACTCAAGGCCACTGTGGACGCGCTCTACGCACCGGCCGGCTTGGGCGAAAAACATGCCCAATGCGTCTACCCCGCACGCACCCGCTGGCTCAAGGATCAGTTGCAACTGACCGACCTGCCTGCCGTGGACTGCAAAGAATTCAAACAGTGGTTCTCGGACGTCGCGCCCCACAGCGCGGTGATGATTTTCCCGGCGGCGTACCTCAACAGCCCCTCGTCGATGTTCGGCCACACTTTGCTGCGCATCGACCAGGCCGACGTGCAGAGCAACAACACCGCCCTGCTCAGCTACGCGATCAACTTCGGCGCCTATATCGAAGGCTCGGACAACAGCATTCTGTATGCCTGGAAAGGCCTGATGGGCGGCTACCCCGGCCTGTTCGCCCTGGTGCCCTATCAGGAAAAACTCTCCGAATACCGCAGCCTGGAAAACCGTGACCTGTGGGAATACCGCCTGAACCTCACCGAAGTCGAGACCAAGCGCATGGTCGAGCACGTGTGGGAGCTCAAGCAGATCAAGTTCGACTACTTCTTCTTCGATGAAAACTGCTCCTATCGACTGCTGGAACTGCTGCAAGTCGCGCGCCCCGGCCTGCGCCTGACCGAGCAATTCCCGCTCACTGCGATCCCGACCGATACCGTCAAAGCGGTAAAGGACGCGGGTCTGGTGGAGAAGATCGACTATCGTCCGTCCCGTGAACGCGAGCTGCTCGAACGCGCCAAGCCGCTCGACAGCGATGAGCAGCAATGGGTACTGAAGATCAGCGATGACCAGAAACAGTTGCAGGAGCCCGCCTTCAAGGCACTGCCGCGCGAGCGCCAGGCGCTGGTGGTGGACGCTGCCTATCGCCTTGGCCGCTACCGCGCCAACGGCCTGGAACGCGACACCGCACGCTCCCAGCGCAGCTTCGAATTGCTGCGCGCGATCAACCAGAACCCGGCGCCCGACCTGAAGATCACCCCGCCCGGCTTGCCGGAAAACGGCCACGAGTCGCGCACCTGGCAGGCCGGCATCGGCACCCGCGGCGACAAAGCCTTCGGCGAGTACGGCCTGCGCATGGCCTATCACGACCTCAACGACAACGCCGAAGGTTTCCCCCTGGGCGCACAAATCGAAATCCTGCAGATGAAACTGCGCCAGTACGAAGGCAACCACTGGCAATTGCAGCAACTGGACCTGGCCACCATCCGCTCCCTGACCCCGCGCAACGCCCTGTTGCAACCGTGGTCCTGGCAAGTCACCGGCGGCCTGGAACGGGTACCGGGCAAACACGACGACGAAACCCTGGTCGCCCACGTCAACGGCGGCGCCGGCGGCACCTGGCAACTCTCGGACGACATGCTCGGCTTCGCCCTCGGCACCGTGCGTGTGGAACACAACAATGACTTCAGCGAAGCCATCTCCCCTGCCGCCGGCTTCAACACCGGCGTGCTGTGGAAGAACCCGCTGGGCAACCTGAGCCTGGAGGCCAAGGGCGATTTCTTCACCAATGGCGAAGTGCGACGCAGCATCAGCCTCAACCAGCAATGGGAACTGTCCCGCAACCTCGGCCTGCGCCTGAGCGCCCAGCGCGAATACAGCCACCTGTCGACGCCGGTCAATGAAGTGATGCTCGAAGTGAAGTGGTATCACTACTGA